The Trichocoleus sp. FACHB-46 genomic sequence GAGGAGGACCGTAGAGGACGCGATTGGAGCGCAATCGAATCAGCTTGTCACTGGTGATGTCAGCTGTTTTCTGGAGGAAGGGAGCACACCCATATTCCGCATCCCATAAGGACAACGGACGAGTCGTCAATTTCTGACACACGTGACGCAATTGAGTCGCAGCCTTCTCCATCGGAGTTTCAGCACTGGTAATGCGTTCATGCAGGAAGGGTAAGGCCCAGCTTCCTTGCTCTTCGGGAATCCAGGCAATCGTGCTATAGCCTTGTCCTAATGTGATGGGCTTGGCTCCACTCATTGGATGGGCTTGGTGTTCATAGGTGCGCTCTCGCAGGGTCTGGGCCGGTAAGCGTGACCAGGCCGTATGGTCTCCTGCTAAAACCATTCGCTTTTCTGGGGCGATCTGCTCGATATAGAGTCGCATGAGTTCCAGGCGAGGGGGTTCGCTATCTTGTAGTGCCTTATACAAACTCGGCCACTGCCGGCGAAAAACTGGCGGCAAGGAAAGCTCTGCGAACGAGT encodes the following:
- a CDS encoding transposase; its protein translation is MSNFDKLRAFRHEAYALFRNGRDALFDLMDAVWVSRSIYSFAELSLPPVFRRQWPSLYKALQDSEPPRLELMRLYIEQIAPEKRMVLAGDHTAWSRLPAQTLRERTYEHQAHPMSGAKPITLGQGYSTIAWIPEEQGSWALPFLHERITSAETPMEKAATQLRHVCQKLTTRPLSLWDAEYGCAPFLQKTADITSDKLIRLRSNRVLYGPPPAYSGKGRPRRHGNPFKLKDATTWWHPDEEMSVEDAKWGTLRLQMWHSLHLRQAASQVLSLIRVERLPDSSTTSLKPLWLIWVGLERPLLESLWKQYLRRFAIDHWYRFAKQRLHWTLPS